GAAAATATGTATAATGCTCCGGAAGGGAGGAACAGCATGATTAAAAAACAACAAAAATGGATCGCTTGGCTGGTGGTTTTCACCTTCGTGTGGCTGCTGCAAATTTCAACCATGCCCATGGCTGCCGCCAACGCTCCGGAAAAAATAAGTTCGGCCAACAGCGACCAGGGGCCGCGCTATATTGAAGAAGAGGGAAGGGGCGCCGGCTCGGCCGCGAAAAAAAGCATTGTCCCCATCATCCTCATCGGCGTGGGCGTTGTCGCCGTGGCCGCCGTTCTGATCCTGGTTGTCTTCAAGTCCGACTACAACATCGTCGGTGAATGGCGCTACAGCTGGAAAGACGACGGGGACACCACCTGGGTGGAAAGCAACCAGCCGGTGGTTTTCAGCGGCGACAAATCAAGCGGCACGCTGACAATTTGGAGTATCCCGGGAACCTACACGGTCAATGGCAAGAATGTCGTTTTCACTATCGATTACCTGGATTTCGGGCCAAACGATTACTACACCCATACCGGCACCTTCGTCAGCAAGAACAAGATCACCGGCACCTGGATATACGAGGATGGCGGCTGGACCGGAACCTTTGAATTGGTGCGCGCCAGTTCCGCTGCCAGCAGCGGGTTGGTGCAGGCCCTTCATGCGGACCGAAGGAGACAAGGAAAAAAATAACCGTTCGCTGCCGGGCAGGAGAATGATCTGCAAGCTTTGAAGTAGGGAACGCAAATTTGCGTTCCCTACAAAAGAAAATCTTCAATGCCTTTGTTCAGGCAATTGGGATTTGGTGCTTGCGAATTAAAATTTTATTTTCAGAGCCGTCTGTAATCCATCACCCACCGACATCCGGAATAGTCTCGTCAGGCAAGGCGGTTTTTCTCTGAAGTGTTGCTATCAATATCCCCGCCAGCATAATTGTTCCGCCGACGAAGAAATAAAATGTGATGCCGATGCCGAAAAACAAATACGAGAATATCGCGGTTAGAGACGGGTTTATATTGACGAACAACGAGACATTGGATGCATGCCAGTGCTTGACCGCGATATTCCAGAGGCTGTAGGCCAGGATGGTGCAGGCCAGCGATAGGAAGGCGGCGGCGCCGTATTCCATCAATCCCAGGGAGAGCACTTTGACGATGAAGGGGCGATCGATGAAAAAGGCAGAGGCAGTGGGGTCAGGTCTTTCATTATTACTTTTTGATTTTAGAGAGGCAGTGGGGTCAGGTCTTTCATTATTACTTTTTGATTTTAGGATAGATTTTAAGTTGCAACTCCATTTCCTTTACAAAACCCCTTTTGCTATAATTGTTTTTTTAGAGGAGAAAAACATGTCGACAAGAAAAGAGTTTTTCAGGAGCTGCTTTGCCATCGTTCTAGCTGGAGTGGGATCATTTGCACTGTTCGGGAAAAAGGGCGATGAGGTGAAAAAAGAAGTGGGCAAAGAAAAGAAGCAGATCGCCAAGTGCGGGATCGTGTGCAGCGAATGCCCGGCCTACATCGCCACGCAGAAGAACGACGACGCACTGCGCGCCGCGACGGCCAAGAAGTGGTCAGAGATGTTCAAGTCCGACATCAAGGCCGCGGACATCAACTGTAACGGCTGCCAGAGCGACACCGGGCCCCTGTTCAACTACTGCAACACCTGCGAGATCCGCAAGTGCGCCCGCGAGAAGAAAGTTGCCACCTGCGCCAACTGCCCCGAGTATTCGTGCGCCAAGCTCGATGCGTTCCTGGCTCAGGTACCTGAGGCAAGGGCTGTGCTTAATGGGCTGAGGAAAGGGACGTAATCGACGTACGGCAGCACAAATTATCCGGTCACTTCGTGACCGGATTTAATTTGTCTGTCCCCGAAGGGGATGTACGGTGTACAGTTGACGGTGAAGACAAAAAGAATTCCAAATAACTATCTCCGGGTGTAGGGGTTTGATTCATCAAACCCTTCCTTAGAGAATTCAATTCCGGGTGTAGGGGCGGGTTTGAAACCCGCCCGCATTCTGAACGCGGTGAAAGGAAAATAAAATGAAACAACTTGCGCTTTTCGTTCTTCTGCTGGCCACACTGGTCCTGCCTGTCCGCGCCCAGGAGAAGATCGAACTGGGCAAGGACGTCGAGGTATCCCCATTGGCTCCAGGCATCTGGCGCCATGTGACCTATCAGGTAATGGAGGAGAAATGGCGGATGCCGGCCAACCGCCTGATCGTCCCCGGCCATGGCGACCCCGGCGGCTGGGAGCTGGTCGCGAACACCCTGAAGCTTTTAAAAGAAAATCGCAAATAATGCGATTGATTCATTTGTGGTTGAGGACCACGTTTTCCGCGATAGTTGTCGCCAAATTCATTATATTCCAAAGCAAACCTTAAAAATGGTATAATTATTGCAATGAATATCGGGAACGATGGCTCGACGGATATGAAACCCAGACCCAACCATGATATTTACATCAACGTGCTGCGGCGCATGACCGCGGAACAGCATTTGCTCAAGGCGTTCGAATTGTCCGCCCTGACCCGGGAACTTTTCATATCGGGCATGCGCCAGCGCTTTCCCGATCTCGATGCCATCGAACTCAAAAAGTTGATCCAGGAGAGGCTAGAACGGTGTCACAATCAGATTTACTGAAGAAGATCGCCGGCATTCTATCCGCGCAGAAAATCCCTTACATGCTGACCGGCTCTCTGGTTTCAAGCATTCAGGGCGAACCGCGTTCGACCCATGATATCGATATTATCATTTCCATCCATCCGTCCGACATCCCCGGCATCGTCAAGGCCTTCCCGGACAAGGAATTTTATCTTGACCGCGAAAGCATCCCCCTGGCGCTGAAGAACCTAACGATGTTCAATGTGATCGATTTGCGGGAAGGCGACAAGGTCGATTTCTGGATGCTGACCGAAAGTGAATTTGATCGCAGCCGGTTTTCGCGCCGGCAAGAATTCGAACTGCTTGGAGAAAATGTCTGGATCTCATCCGCCGAGGATACTATCCTGGCCAAGCTGCGCTGGTCGGAACTCTGCGGCGGCAGCCGCAAGCATTATCTGGACGCTTTGAAGGTATATGAAGTTCAATACCCGAAACTGAATATGGAATATTTGACCGAGTGGGTGCGGCAATTGCATCTTACCGCCCTTTTCAATAAGCTGACCGGCGAAGCCAGGATCATTCCCTGACCGTGGAGGCCCCGCAAGCTGCCGACATTTCAAGGAGGTATGACATGAAACGAAATTCAATCGCCTTGCTGGCCGTCATGGCCCTGCTGGCTGTCGCCTGCGGGCAAGCGCCAGAAAAGGCAAGCACGCCCGTCGAGAATGCGGACACAACTTATGCCGTTGAGCAAGGTTTCGTCGACGCCAATGGTGTTTTGATTTACTACAAGATCGTCGGCCGCGGCGCGCCGCTGCTCATCCTCCACGGCGGCCCCGGTGCCTCCCACGACTACTTCCTGCCCTACCTGCTGCCGCTGCTACGCAGCAACCGCCTGGTATTCATCGACGAGCGCGGCTCGGGGCAGTCGCAGAAGCTCGAGGCCCCCAAGGCCTACACCGTGGAAGCCATGGTCGAGGACGTCGAGGCGGTCCGCCAGAAATTGAACCTGGGGCAAATCAACCTGCTGGGCCATTCTTTCGGCGGCGTCCTGGCCCAGGCCTACGCCATCAAGTATCAGCAAAACCTGGCCCACCTGGTCCTGTGCAGCACCTTCCAAAGCACGCGCAAGCTGAACGAAGTGTTCCGGGCCATGAAGGCGAAGATGGCGCCCGAGCTCCTGGCGCGGATCGAAAAGATGGAAAAGGCCGGGTTGTACGGCCACGGCAAGGATTACGAGAAGAATCGCTACACGCAAGGATACATGATCGCCTCCTGGGGCGAGGGCTATTTCCCCTACCTGTACCAGAAGCGCCCCGACGCCAACTACGACCCGGCCGCCAACGGCTCCATGGCCTGGGACCTGTACCGCGAGATGTGGGGCTCGCACGGCGAGTTCGTCATCGACGGCAACCTCGTTTCGGTCGAGTACGAAGACCGTCTGCCGACCATCAAGATACCCACCCTGATCACGGTCGGCGACCACGACGAAAGCGACCCGTCGCTGGCCAGGACGATGAACGAAAAAATCCCCGGCTCGAAGCTGGTCATCCTCCCGGAGAGCGGCCACATGACCTTCGTCGACCAGCCCGACCTGTTCAACGCGGCGGTGGACGGCTTTCTCCATTCGCGTGAGCAATAAGAAGGAAACCATGCAGTTCGCGGTGATCGCTTATGACGGGAACGACAAGGACGCCTTGGCTAGGCGGATGGTGGTGCGGGAGGCGCACTTGAAGGTGGGCAAGGAGATGCACGACGCCGGCAAATGGCTCTACGCTGCCGGCATCCTCAATGACGAGGGGAAAATGTGCGGCTCGATGATCGTCTGTGAGTTCGAGTCAAAGGCAGAAATGGAGAAACAGTGGCTCAGCCGGGAACCTTACATCGCCGGCAAGGTGTGGCAGAAAATAGACATCCGCCGCGTCCAAGTCGCCCCCTTCTGCGCGCCGAAATAGATAGCGACCGGGTTATTTCTTCCTGAACTCCCGGCTGCCGCGAATGCGCAGGATCTCGCCGAAAAAGACGCGGTGATAATCCATTTGCGGGTATTGGACGGCGATTTTGTCGGAGAGGAAATTCCGGTCGTCGAGGTCCTGCCAGTATATTTTCCGGCATTCGATGACCAGGTCGGCTTCCTTGAAACAAGGAGCCGCGACAACCGCCGACTTCACCGGCGTCAGATGCGTCAGGGCGATCTTGTCGCAGTCGCGGCCCGACTTGCTGCCGATGATGGCCAGGTCCTTGCGGTACGTGGCGGGAAACGAGCACAGGGTGAAGGTGGCGGAGTCGTTCATGAAGCCGAAGGTGTGTCGCGTGGGCCGGACCACGACCTGGACGAAAGGCATCTCCCACATGCCGCCGATGCTGCCCCAGGCAACGGTCATCGAGTTGAACTTTTCCATGCGGCCGGCGGTCAGCACGAACCAGCGCTTGAACCAGATATCGACCGAGGGCAAAACCAGGTCCTTGGTTTTGATGGGCGCGATCATATGTCCTCCTCAGGGCGGATTATACACCATTGTGGTATAATTTTTTTTCGTCAAGGAGGTTCCATGAAACG
This DNA window, taken from Candidatus Aminicenantes bacterium, encodes the following:
- a CDS encoding proline iminopeptidase-family hydrolase; the protein is MKRNSIALLAVMALLAVACGQAPEKASTPVENADTTYAVEQGFVDANGVLIYYKIVGRGAPLLILHGGPGASHDYFLPYLLPLLRSNRLVFIDERGSGQSQKLEAPKAYTVEAMVEDVEAVRQKLNLGQINLLGHSFGGVLAQAYAIKYQQNLAHLVLCSTFQSTRKLNEVFRAMKAKMAPELLARIEKMEKAGLYGHGKDYEKNRYTQGYMIASWGEGYFPYLYQKRPDANYDPAANGSMAWDLYREMWGSHGEFVIDGNLVSVEYEDRLPTIKIPTLITVGDHDESDPSLARTMNEKIPGSKLVILPESGHMTFVDQPDLFNAAVDGFLHSREQ
- a CDS encoding DUF3795 domain-containing protein, producing MSTRKEFFRSCFAIVLAGVGSFALFGKKGDEVKKEVGKEKKQIAKCGIVCSECPAYIATQKNDDALRAATAKKWSEMFKSDIKAADINCNGCQSDTGPLFNYCNTCEIRKCAREKKVATCANCPEYSCAKLDAFLAQVPEARAVLNGLRKGT
- a CDS encoding YciI family protein, encoding MSNKKETMQFAVIAYDGNDKDALARRMVVREAHLKVGKEMHDAGKWLYAAGILNDEGKMCGSMIVCEFESKAEMEKQWLSREPYIAGKVWQKIDIRRVQVAPFCAPK
- a CDS encoding DMT family transporter, which translates into the protein MEYGAAAFLSLACTILAYSLWNIAVKHWHASNVSLFVNINPSLTAIFSYLFFGIGITFYFFVGGTIMLAGILIATLQRKTALPDETIPDVGG
- a CDS encoding flavin reductase translates to MIAPIKTKDLVLPSVDIWFKRWFVLTAGRMEKFNSMTVAWGSIGGMWEMPFVQVVVRPTRHTFGFMNDSATFTLCSFPATYRKDLAIIGSKSGRDCDKIALTHLTPVKSAVVAAPCFKEADLVIECRKIYWQDLDDRNFLSDKIAVQYPQMDYHRVFFGEILRIRGSREFRKK